From one Oncorhynchus clarkii lewisi isolate Uvic-CL-2024 chromosome 6, UVic_Ocla_1.0, whole genome shotgun sequence genomic stretch:
- the LOC139411941 gene encoding forkhead box protein B2-like codes for MPRPGKNSYSEQKPPYSYISLTAMAIQNSTEKMLPLSDIYKFIMDRFPYYRENTQRWQNSLRHNLSFNDCFIKIPRRPEQPGKGSFWALHPDCGDMFENGSFLRRRKRFKLLRAEHMACKSSPMMHYFHHQGKLSGGHHEHQGPAAAVGRLPHFQSYGSINCGQSGGFKHPFAIENIIGRDYKGVMTSGLPITSVMQHLGYPVPAQLSSVVNSMWPHVGMLSDSMSAMPLPVSSEYAPFGVSMKDLYHHASGQTLPTMPVPIKPTPSMGPMPGLSGLPPGPSHLCSPSSLLEKNGSDPLEGMGNPIHPVLLLP; via the coding sequence ATGCCTCGTCCGGGGAAGAACTCGTACAGCGAGCAGAAGCCGCCTTACTCTTATATCTCTCTGACAGCCATGGCCATCCAGAACTCCACCGAGAAGATGCTTCCACTGAGCGACATCTACAAGTTCATCATGGACCGATTCCCTTACTACCGGGAGAACACACAGCGGTGGCAGAACTCTCTGCGACACAACTTGTCCTTTAACGACTGCTTCATCAAAATCCCCCGGCGGCCCGAACAGCCGGGGAAGGGCAGCTTTTGGGCCCTGCACCCAGACTGTGGAGACATGTTCGAAAACGGCAGCTTTCTACGCAGGAGGAAGCGCTTCAAACTGCTGCGCGCTGAGCACATGGCCTGCAAGAGCTCCCCAATGATGCACTATTTCCACCACCAGGGCAAGCTGAGTGGAGGGCATCATGAGCACCAAGGCCCCGCCGCGGCAGTGGGAAGGCTCCCCCACTTCCAGAGCTACGGCAGCATCAACTGCGGACAGTCCGGCGGCTTCAAGCACCCGTTCGCCATTGAGAACATCATAGGTCGGGACTACAAGGGCGTGATGACAAGCGGGCTGCCCATCACTTCGGTAATGCAGCACCTGGGCTACCCTGTGCCCGCGCAGCTCAGCAGTGTGGTCAACTCAATGTGGCCGCACGTCGGCATGCTGTCAGATTCCATGAGCGCCATGCCCCTACCAGTCTCCTCAGAGTACGCTCCCTTTGGCGTGTCCATGAAGGATCTCTACCACCACGCGAGCGGACAGACGCTACCCACCATGCCCGTGCCCATCAAACCGACCCCGTCTATGGGTCCGATGCCCGGTCTTTCGGGCCTTCCGCCCGGCCCATCGCATCTCTGCTCCCCTTCTTCCTTGCTGGAGAAGAATGGTTCCGATCCTTTGGAGGGCATGGGCAATCCGATACACCCGGTTCTCCTGCTGCCTTAA